The following proteins come from a genomic window of Eretmochelys imbricata isolate rEreImb1 chromosome 11, rEreImb1.hap1, whole genome shotgun sequence:
- the INHA gene encoding inhibin alpha chain, protein MWLLHLLLALLAPVPAAGCQGAELDRQLVLAKLRAQILEYLSPSSRAQQESRGMHRRHIPGTPDRRGQELEDTSQVILFPTTDVPCEPPQPDELPEDESVFTYLFQPSAHTLSRVVTSTQLWFHTGPVVVVPPGSSAAANRSAGRADVLVLSGQGRVTVAATVVQAAEQWTVFHFAAPFLRYVSRQLFVLLVRCPGCPCTAAADKMPFLMATTKPKGPDRARRASVPWSPAALNLLQRPSEDAAAHADCHRAALNISFEELGWDKWIVHPSSFVFHYCHGSCSDAHTLSHALGFQLCCAALPSTMRSLRVRTTSDGGYSFKYETVPNILTQDCACI, encoded by the exons ATGTGGCTGCTGCACCTGTTGCTGGCCCTGCtggctcctgtccctgctgcaggCTGCCAGGGTGCTGAGCTCGACAGGCAGCTCGTCCTGGCCAAGCTCCGGGCCCAGATCCTGGAGTATCTCAGCCCCAGCAGCCGggcccagcaggagagcagggggatgCACAGGAGACACATCCCAGGGACTCCAGACCGgcggggccaggagctggaggaCACCTCCCAGGTGATACTTTTCCCCACCACAG ATGTGCCGTGTGAGCCGCCCCAGCCGGACGAGCTCCCAGAGGACGAGAGTGTTTTCACCTACCTCTTCCAGCCTTCGGCTCACACCCTGAGCCGCGTGGTGACATCCACCCAGCTCTGGTTCCACACAGGCCCCGTCGTCGTCGTGCCCCCCGGCTCGTCAGCTGCGGCCAACCGCTCAGCGGGGCGGGCCGACGTGCTGGTCCTGTCGGGGCAGGGCCGGGTCACCGTGGCAGCCACCGTGGTGCAGGCCGCCGAGCAGTGGACGGTCTTTCACTTCGCGGCGCCCTTCCTGCGTTACGTCTCCCGGCAGCTCTTTGTGCTGCTCGTGCGCTGCCCGGGCTGCCCCTGCACGGCCGCCGCAGACAAGATGCCCTTCCTCATGGCCACCACCAAGCCCAAGGGGCCGGACAGAGCCCGCCGCGCCTCCGTGCCCTGGTCCCCGGCTGCCCTCAACCTGCTGCAGCGCCCGTCGGAGGACGCCGCAGCCCACGCTGACTGCCACCGGGCCGCCCTCAACATCTCCTtcgaggagctgggctgggacaaGTGGATCGTGCACCCCAGCAGCTTCGTCTTCCACTACTGCCACGGCAGCTGCTCCGACGCCCACACCCTGAGCCACGCGCTGGGCTTCCAGCTTTGCTGTGCGGCGCTGCCCAGCACCATGCGCTCCCTGCGCGTCCGCACCACCTCCGACGGCGGCTACTCCTTCAAGTACGAGACCGTGCCCAACATCCTCACCCAGGACTGCGCCTGCATCTAG
- the LOC144272339 gene encoding gap junction gamma-1 protein-like — translation MSWSFLTRLLEEINNHSTFVGKVWLTVLIIFRIVLTAVGGESIYYDEQSKFVCNTQQPGCENVCYDAFAPLSHVRFWIFQIIMVATPSVMYLGFAMHRLARGPEGRQRGGGRMPMVRRGAGRDYEEAEEDNEEDPMIFEEIEVEKEKGGERAEKHDGRRQIRQDGLMKAYVLQLLCRSVLEVAFLFGQYMLYHLEVSPSYVCTRSPCPHTVDCFVSRPTEKTIFLLIMYAVSGLCLFLNLLELCHLGVGRIRDLLRQGSDSPSPHDGHPGPPYAKKAPSAPPTYHSLKKEPPKGQLANGKLDYSENLASSAAECSREHELDRLRKHLCMAQEHLEMAFQLNRPLETASPSRSSSPEANGLAAEQNRLNLAHEKEGSPCERTTGL, via the exons ATGAGCTGGAGTTTCCTGACCCGGCTCCTGGAGGAGATCAACAACCACTCAACCTTTGTGGGCAAGGTCTGGCTCACTGTCCTCATCATCTTCCGCATCGTGCTGACCGCTGTGGGTGGCGAGTCCATCTACTACGACGAGCAGAGCAAGTTTGTGTGTAACACGCAGCAGCCGGGCTGCGAGAATGTCTGCTACGATGCCTTCGCGCCCCTCTCCCATGTCCGCTTCTGGATCTTCCAGATCATCATGGTGGCCACGCCCTCCGTCATGTACCTGGGTTTCGCCATGCACCGCCTCGCCCGCGGGCCAGAGGGCCGCCAGCGGGGGGGCGGGCGCATGCCCATGGTGCGGCGGGGCGCCGGGCGGGACTacgaggaggcagaggaggataACGAGGAGGATCCCATGATCTTCGAGGAGATAgaggtggagaaggagaagggCGGGGAGCGGGCTGAGAAACACGATGGGCGCCGGCAGATCCGCCAGGATGGGCTGATGAAGGCCTACGTGCTGCAGCTGTTGTGTCGCTCGGTGCTGGAGGTGGCCTTCCTCTTTGGGCAGTACATGCTGTACCACTTGGAGGTGAGCCCCTCCTACGTGtgcacccgcagcccctgcccgcaCACCGTCGACTGCTTCGTCTCCCGGCCCACCGAGAAGACCATCTTCCTGCTCATCATGTACGCGGTCAGCgggctctgcctcttcctcaaCCTCCTCGAGCTCTGTCACCTGGGGGTTGGCCGCATCCGGGACTTGCTGCGCCAGGGCAGTGACAGCCCGAGCCCCCATGACGGCCACCCGGGGCCGCCCTATGCCAAGAAGGCCCCCAGCGCGCCTCCCACCTACCACTCACTGAAGAAAGAACCCCCCAAGGGCCAGCTGGCCAACGGGAAGCTGGACTACAGTGAGAACCTGGCCAGCTCTGCAGCCGAGTGCTCCCGTGAGCACGAGCTGGACCGGCTGCGCAAGCACCTCTGCATGGCCCAGGAGCACCTGGAGATGGCCTTCCAGCTGAACCGCCCGCTGGAGACAGCCAGCCCCTCGCGCAGCAGCAGCCCTGAGGCCAACGGTCTCGCTGCCGAGCAGAACCGCCTCAACTTGGCCCACGAAAAGGAAGGGTCTCCTTGTGAGAGAACCACAG GATTGTGA